Proteins from one Candidatus Niyogibacteria bacterium CG10_big_fil_rev_8_21_14_0_10_46_36 genomic window:
- a CDS encoding phosphate starvation-inducible protein PhoH produces MEQKQNKRFVLDTSVLIHDHKALEHFSEHGHDIVIPTWVVDELDRFKHEQGYRGVNSRKASKLLEKMEHDRRLRIEFRTSKEAEAAKSMESNNDLRIILCAKYVQEEHAGDTVILVSKDTNLRIKARACGIAAEDYKSDKIISSIADLYKHPKEVQIEDGAFLDKLLRDFNIVVDEWKELYGSEYYPNECCRFMLRDTERFALARFLNGKFHRVDKPQIPPKDKRREFASIHPINEEQAFAYHLLTAPEVHLVTLAGDAGTGKTLISLLAGAIQVKGDLYDQILVFRPNIEIGRSLGALPGTVDEKFEPWKQPIFDNLSLILRSDKELSAVFKKNGSKDKDISNAGLSMLLKSERIEISPITFLRGRSFNRKFVIIDDVQNLTPQEVKTVITRMGEGTKVVLAGDVSQIDDPHLDPISNGLAYTVARWQGQDIFGHVALQKGERSRLAELASKLM; encoded by the coding sequence GTGGAGCAGAAGCAGAATAAGAGATTTGTGCTGGACACGAGCGTGTTGATTCACGATCACAAGGCCTTGGAACATTTTAGTGAGCATGGGCATGATATTGTTATTCCTACATGGGTGGTTGACGAATTGGACCGGTTCAAGCACGAGCAAGGATACCGAGGAGTTAACTCGCGAAAAGCGTCTAAGCTTCTAGAAAAGATGGAACATGACCGGAGATTGCGGATTGAGTTCCGTACATCCAAAGAGGCAGAAGCCGCAAAAAGCATGGAGAGCAACAATGATTTGCGTATTATTTTGTGCGCAAAGTATGTCCAGGAGGAGCATGCCGGCGATACGGTCATATTGGTGAGCAAAGATACAAATTTGCGCATTAAGGCAAGGGCATGCGGTATTGCCGCCGAAGACTATAAAAGTGACAAGATTATTTCTTCTATTGCCGATCTGTATAAGCATCCGAAAGAAGTTCAGATAGAAGATGGGGCGTTTCTCGATAAGCTATTAAGGGATTTTAATATAGTTGTTGACGAATGGAAGGAGTTGTATGGAAGCGAATATTACCCAAATGAATGCTGTCGCTTTATGCTGCGCGATACGGAGCGGTTTGCGCTTGCGCGGTTTTTGAATGGCAAGTTTCATAGAGTAGATAAGCCCCAAATTCCTCCGAAAGATAAGCGCAGAGAATTTGCATCAATCCATCCCATCAATGAGGAACAGGCTTTTGCCTACCACCTCCTTACAGCGCCGGAAGTGCATCTGGTGACATTAGCGGGCGATGCCGGCACGGGCAAAACCCTAATCAGTTTACTCGCGGGCGCTATACAGGTAAAAGGAGACCTGTACGATCAGATATTGGTTTTTCGTCCAAACATTGAAATTGGGAGATCGCTCGGGGCGTTACCGGGGACAGTTGATGAAAAATTTGAACCATGGAAACAGCCTATCTTTGATAATCTTTCTTTGATATTGCGTTCTGATAAAGAGCTGTCGGCAGTATTCAAGAAAAACGGAAGCAAGGACAAGGACATCTCCAATGCGGGGTTGAGTATGCTTTTGAAAAGCGAGCGGATAGAAATTTCTCCCATCACATTCTTGCGCGGACGGAGCTTTAATCGTAAATTCGTTATTATTGACGATGTGCAGAACCTCACGCCGCAAGAAGTAAAAACGGTTATTACCAGAATGGGAGAGGGCACAAAAGTTGTTCTTGCCGGAGATGTGAGCCAGATAGACGACCCGCATCTTGATCCTATTTCAAACGGCCTTGCGTATACCGTTGCACGATGGCAGGGGCAGGATATTTTTGGCCATGTCGCCCTACAAAAAGGCGAGCGGTCGCGTCTTGCAGAGCTTGCCTCAAAATTGATGTAA
- a CDS encoding acyl-CoA dehydrogenase, with product MEWYDHVMFDSEAKNISDTVDAFLRDEAMPVIAGFEERAEFPHALVSIMAKIGLFGVTIPEAYGGSGFNSKIASLIARKIAYVSGGLHLIWTANSSLAAFPIMYAGNEIQKKNILPLLASGEKLGCFGLTEAEAGSDAASLRMRATKQKRGWVLNGSKIFITNAYNASVGVLFARTGSGRHDISAFIIESHTPGFADIVGVTVNKIEKHILACSDFCEIVCDNVVLPESALLGEENKGFKIAMATLDGGRINIGAQALGIAGRIFDEALVYTKDRRQFGKSIWDNQSVQFHFAEWHASLLSAWFTVLSASTIRDEGNIAITPIASAAKLQATESAYAVATRAARYLGGMAVTKDIRIFLRVFETFSTTIYEGSSEMQKKVIARELKHQ from the coding sequence ATGGAATGGTATGACCACGTCATGTTTGACTCCGAAGCAAAAAATATTTCTGATACTGTAGATGCTTTTTTACGGGATGAGGCCATGCCTGTTATCGCTGGCTTTGAAGAGCGCGCAGAGTTTCCTCATGCGCTTGTATCTATCATGGCGAAGATCGGGCTTTTTGGCGTCACGATACCTGAAGCATACGGTGGGAGCGGCTTCAACAGCAAGATAGCGTCGCTTATCGCGCGCAAGATTGCCTATGTATCCGGAGGGCTCCATCTGATCTGGACCGCAAACAGTTCTCTTGCTGCGTTTCCTATTATGTATGCGGGGAATGAGATTCAAAAAAAGAATATTTTGCCTCTTCTTGCAAGCGGAGAAAAGCTCGGATGTTTTGGTTTGACGGAAGCTGAGGCAGGCTCGGATGCGGCATCGCTCAGGATGCGTGCAACCAAACAAAAACGCGGATGGGTGCTGAACGGTTCTAAGATTTTCATTACGAATGCGTACAATGCTTCCGTGGGTGTTTTATTTGCGCGCACCGGCTCTGGGAGGCATGATATCTCAGCATTCATTATTGAGAGCCATACGCCTGGCTTTGCTGATATAGTGGGCGTTACGGTCAACAAAATAGAGAAACACATTCTTGCATGTTCTGATTTTTGCGAGATAGTGTGCGATAATGTTGTTCTGCCCGAAAGCGCTCTTTTGGGTGAGGAGAATAAGGGATTTAAGATAGCAATGGCCACGCTTGATGGCGGACGGATAAATATCGGAGCTCAGGCGCTAGGCATTGCGGGAAGAATATTTGATGAAGCGCTCGTATACACCAAAGATAGGCGTCAGTTCGGCAAGTCTATATGGGATAACCAATCCGTTCAATTTCATTTTGCTGAATGGCACGCGTCACTCCTTTCGGCATGGTTTACTGTTCTTAGTGCGTCTACAATACGCGATGAGGGAAATATAGCGATCACGCCAATCGCATCTGCGGCAAAATTGCAGGCAACGGAGTCTGCGTATGCTGTTGCGACGCGTGCAGCCAGATATCTTGGCGGCATGGCGGTGACAAAGGATATACGGATATTTTTACGCGTATTTGAGACATTCAGCACGACTATTTATGAGGGCAGTTCGGAAATGCAAAAGAAAGTCATTGCACGAGAACTGAAACACCAATAA
- a CDS encoding ABC transporter ATP-binding protein: MTQDALSINHLRKGYGKTLAVDDVSFSIKEGEFFGFLGPNGAGKTTTIQCITGVSNFSEGDIAVFGFDVKKQYRDARLQIGLSPQEFTIDLFMKVKDVFDYMAGYYGMRGDERKKRVTHIIHTFELQEHAEKQFRMLSGGLKRRVMMGRALVHDPKLIILDEPTAGVDVELRHDIWRYLRDLNRAGKTILLTSHYLEEVEKLCSRIGIIYGGKMVALGDKEDFLDGGKTLEEKYFEITGNHAK, translated from the coding sequence ATGACACAAGATGCATTATCTATAAATCATTTACGCAAGGGGTATGGCAAAACGCTTGCGGTGGACGACGTTTCGTTTTCTATAAAAGAAGGCGAGTTTTTCGGTTTTTTAGGTCCGAATGGCGCAGGCAAAACAACGACTATCCAGTGTATTACCGGGGTGAGTAATTTTTCTGAGGGCGATATCGCAGTATTCGGATTTGATGTAAAAAAACAATATCGTGATGCGCGTTTGCAGATAGGCCTTTCTCCGCAAGAATTTACCATAGACCTTTTTATGAAGGTAAAAGATGTTTTTGATTACATGGCGGGCTATTACGGAATGAGGGGAGATGAGCGTAAAAAACGGGTTACGCACATCATCCACACATTTGAGCTTCAGGAACACGCAGAAAAACAATTTCGGATGCTTTCAGGGGGGCTGAAGCGCCGAGTGATGATGGGTCGCGCACTGGTGCACGACCCAAAGTTGATTATTTTAGATGAGCCCACCGCAGGAGTGGATGTAGAATTGCGGCACGATATTTGGCGATATCTGCGCGATCTTAATCGGGCCGGAAAAACTATTTTACTGACATCGCATTATCTGGAGGAGGTGGAAAAGCTATGCAGCCGCATAGGCATTATTTACGGCGGGAAAATGGTTGCGCTGGGAGACAAGGAGGATTTTCTTGACGGAGGCAAGACATTAGAAGAAAAATATTTTGAAATAACAGGCAATCATGCAAAGTAG
- a CDS encoding DUF378 domain-containing protein, with protein MLHKISFILLVVGGLNWLVFAIFDWEIGTIFGGSDVIISKIIYILVGLAAVYLLVTHKKDCRHCMGKGNAPQAQA; from the coding sequence ATGTTGCATAAAATCTCATTCATCCTTCTTGTTGTGGGGGGACTTAACTGGCTCGTGTTTGCAATTTTCGATTGGGAGATAGGGACTATCTTCGGGGGGTCTGATGTAATTATTTCAAAAATTATTTACATATTAGTCGGTCTTGCAGCGGTATATCTTCTTGTCACCCACAAGAAAGATTGCAGGCATTGCATGGGGAAGGGAAATGCCCCGCAAGCGCAGGCGTAG
- a CDS encoding peptidylprolyl isomerase: MKIFIAVLVAACVVAFGWYMLRGPQQADNPDSSNGVTDTSNNQQTTPDTSAEDGAREVSMQFAIIKEGTGIGAEKGDVVTVHYTGWLENDTKFDSSVDRGTPFKFILGAREVIPGWDAGVEGMKVGEVRKLVIPPELAYGERGIPGAIPPNSTLIFTVEMLAIN; encoded by the coding sequence ATGAAAATTTTTATTGCGGTGCTTGTTGCGGCGTGCGTCGTTGCATTTGGATGGTACATGTTGCGCGGGCCACAGCAGGCAGACAATCCCGATTCGTCCAACGGGGTAACAGATACCAGTAATAATCAACAAACGACTCCCGACACATCTGCTGAAGACGGAGCTCGTGAAGTTTCTATGCAATTTGCAATTATTAAAGAGGGCACCGGAATTGGTGCGGAGAAAGGCGATGTGGTAACGGTACACTACACCGGCTGGCTTGAAAACGACACAAAGTTTGATTCAAGCGTAGACAGAGGGACGCCGTTCAAGTTTATTTTAGGTGCGAGAGAAGTTATCCCCGGCTGGGATGCGGGCGTTGAAGGTATGAAAGTGGGTGAGGTGCGGAAACTTGTTATACCGCCGGAGCTGGCATACGGCGAGCGGGGCATCCCGGGTGCGATACCGCCTAACTCCACGCTTATTTTTACGGTAGAAATGCTCGCCATTAATTAA
- a CDS encoding acyl-CoA desaturase has translation MRIGDNITFEKKAEFSRELTQNVEDYFKRTGEKKRDHPLMFLKAAFMLAWFGGAYYLLVFTTHTWIEAILYTLLLSFAAIGIGFNVQHDANHGALSSRKWVNYIFGYTLDIIGGSSFFWRKSHNIAHHTYTNIQGEDDDIDFGILARMAPDQPRRRMHAYQHIYLWFLYGLIFFRWHFDFKAFKRSLLPSSNGTHINLMDRVMFWAGKIIFWNLAFIIPMLYHSWWTVLACYAFGIFSIGFVAAIIFSLAHSMNETEHPLPNPETLRIPSEWMVHQLKTTVNFSPNNPFLTFYLGGLNYQVEHHLFHRISHIHYPRIAPIVEKTCKKFGIRYRVNKTFWSAIHSHYLFLKRMGQSRHMTSH, from the coding sequence ATGAGAATCGGAGACAATATAACATTCGAAAAAAAAGCGGAATTTAGCCGGGAGCTCACGCAAAACGTAGAAGACTATTTCAAAAGAACGGGAGAGAAAAAGAGGGATCATCCGCTCATGTTCCTGAAAGCGGCATTCATGCTTGCATGGTTCGGAGGCGCGTATTATTTACTCGTTTTTACGACACATACATGGATAGAAGCAATTCTATATACCCTTCTTCTTTCGTTTGCGGCCATAGGAATAGGATTCAATGTCCAGCATGACGCAAACCACGGAGCGCTCTCAAGCCGAAAATGGGTTAATTATATCTTTGGCTATACACTTGATATTATCGGCGGCAGCTCATTCTTTTGGAGAAAGAGCCACAATATAGCCCATCATACATATACCAACATTCAGGGAGAAGATGACGATATTGATTTTGGCATACTTGCCCGCATGGCTCCGGATCAGCCACGACGTCGGATGCATGCGTACCAGCATATCTATCTCTGGTTTTTATATGGATTGATATTTTTTAGATGGCATTTTGACTTTAAGGCATTTAAAAGAAGTTTGTTGCCGTCTTCAAACGGAACGCACATCAATCTTATGGACCGAGTTATGTTTTGGGCAGGCAAGATAATATTTTGGAATCTTGCGTTCATTATTCCAATGCTGTATCACTCATGGTGGACTGTGCTCGCCTGCTATGCGTTCGGCATATTCAGTATAGGATTTGTAGCGGCAATTATTTTTTCGCTCGCACACTCTATGAATGAAACGGAGCACCCGCTTCCTAACCCCGAAACACTGCGCATACCAAGCGAATGGATGGTCCACCAGCTCAAAACAACAGTTAATTTCTCGCCCAACAATCCGTTTTTAACATTTTATCTCGGAGGATTAAACTACCAGGTAGAGCATCATCTGTTCCATCGGATAAGCCACATTCATTACCCGCGTATCGCGCCCATCGTAGAAAAGACATGCAAAAAATTCGGTATTCGCTACCGCGTGAATAAAACATTCTGGAGCGCAATACACTCTCATTACCTATTCTTAAAACGAATGGGACAATCTCGGCATATGACATCGCATTAA